One region of Triticum aestivum cultivar Chinese Spring chromosome 6B, IWGSC CS RefSeq v2.1, whole genome shotgun sequence genomic DNA includes:
- the LOC123136628 gene encoding haloacid dehalogenase-like hydrolase domain-containing protein 3 produces MSLLSRLRLVTVDVTGTLIAYRGQLGDYYCTAARSAGVACPGYARMHQAFKAAYADMATKQPCFGHASRMPDHRWWRTCVRDSFLRAGHEYDDATFEGIFGQIYAAFGSPAPYSVFPDARPFLRWLRGEGIMAGVVTNADCRYRDVVLPALGLNQGSEWDFGVFSGVAGVEKPDRRIYEMALEAAGGVAPEEALHIGDSMSKDYAPARAVGMHALVLDRFGTADAERWRRSGAVVLPDLVSAREWLTRDPPAAHGGTNNAGAEEWPF; encoded by the exons ATGTCGCTGCTGTCGAGGCTGCGGCTGGTCACCGTGGACGTGACGGGGACGCTGATCGCCTACAGAGGGCAGCTCGGCGACTACTACTGCACGGCGGCCAGGTCCGCCGGGGTGGCGTGCCCCGGCTACGCGCGCATGCACCAGGCCTTCAAGGCCGCCTACGCCGACATGGCGACCAAGCAGCCCTGCTTCGGCCACGCCTCCAGGATGCCCGACCATCGCTGGTGGAGGACGTGCGTCAGGGACTCCTTCCTCAGG GCAGGACACGAGTACGATGATGCCACATTTGAGGGGATCTTCGGGCAAATCTACGCCGCCTTCGGCTCCCCCGCCCCGTACTCGGTGTTCCCCGACGCGCGGCCCTTCCTCCGATGGCTGCGCGGCGAGGGGATCATGGCCGGGGTCGTCACCAACGCGGACTGCCGCTACAGGGACGTCGTCCTGCCCGCGCTGGGGCTGAACCAG GGGTCCGAGTGGGACTTCGGGGTGTTCTCGGGCGTCGCCGGCGTCGAGAAGCCCGACCGGCGGATCTACGAGATGGCGCTGGAGGCGGCCGGGGGCGTGGCGCCGGAGGAGGCGCTGCACATCGGCGACAGCATGAGCAAGGACTACGCGCCGGCGCGGGCCGTGGGGATGCACGCGCTGGTGCTGGACAGGTTCGGGACCGCCGACGCCGAGAGATGGCGGCGGTCCGGCGCGGTGGTGCTCCCTGACCTCGTCTCTGCCCGGGAGTGGCTCACCCGGGATCCCCCTGCCGCGCATGGAGGAACCAACAACGCCGGCGCGGAGGAATGGCCATTCTGA
- the LOC123136627 gene encoding choline-phosphate cytidylyltransferase 2: MADAKAEAARQAPQSSQEEEEDWKEAEGDVEVADRSTSNGGGAGEGITDRPIRVYADGIYDLFHFGHARSLEQAKKSFPNAYLLVGCCNDELTHQYKGRTVMTEDERYESLRHCKWVDEVIPDAPWVVTEEFLNKHNIDFVAHDSLPYHDASGASNDVYEFVKKLGKFKETKRTEGISTSDIIMRIVKDYNEYVMRNLARGYSRNDLGVSYVKEKRLRVNMGLKTLRDKVKQHQEKVGEKWSTVAKLQEEWVENADRWVVGFLEKFEEGCHSMGTAIKERIQERLKEAQSRDFSLLQYDSDDFDDFEEEDDEVAKDAKYVKE, translated from the exons ATGGCCGACGCCAAGGccgaggcggcgaggcaggcgccGCAGTCctcccaggaggaggaggaggactggaaggAGGCCGAGGGGGACGTCGAGGTCGCGGACAGGTCCACGAGCaatggcggcggcgccggcgaggggatCACGGACAGGCCGATCCGGGTCTACGCCGACGGCATCTACGACCTCTTCCACTTCGGCCACGCGCGCTCGCTCGAGCAGGCCAAGAAATC GTTCCCTAATGCATATCTTCTTGTCGGGTGCTGCAATGATGAGCTGACACatcaatacaaaggaagaactgtcATGACAGAGGACGAGAGATATGAATCACTTCGCCATTGCAA GTGGGTTGATGAAGTCATTCCTGACGCTCCGTGGGTAGTAACAGAAGAGTTCTTGAACAAGCATAACATCGATTTTGTCGCACATGATTCTCTGCC GTATCATGATGCTAGTGGAGCTAGTAATGATGTCTATGAATTT GTAAAAAAGCTTGGTAAATTTAAGGAGACCAAGCGCACAGAAGGAATATCAACCTCAGACATTATAATGAGGATTGTTAAAGATTATAATGAGTATGTTATGCGCAATCTGGCCAGGGGGTACAGCAGAAATGATCTTGGTGTCAGCTATGTCAAG GAAAAACGACTAAGAGTTAATATGGGATTGAAAACCCTGCGTGACAAAGTGAAGCAGCACCAAGAAAAAGTAGGGGAGAAG TGGAGTACGGTGGCAAAACTCCAAGAAGAGTGGGTTGAAAACGCAGATCGCTGGGTTGTTGGTTTTCTAGAGAAATTCGAGGAAGGTTGCCATTCAATG GGAACTGCCATTAAGGAAAGAATCCAGGAAAGGCTGAAGGAGGCGCAGTCTAGGGACTTCAGCCTTCTACAATACGACAGTGACGACTTTGACGACTTTGAAGAAGAAGACGATGAAGTTGCCAAAGATGCCAAATACGTGAAAGAATAG